A stretch of Caenorhabditis elegans chromosome IV DNA encodes these proteins:
- the nprt-1 gene encoding Nicotinate phosphoribosyltransferase (Confirmed by transcript evidence), which yields MNGQDSLVQPLLTDFYQITMCYAYWKTGTHNEPAVFDVFFRKNPFQGEFTVFAGLEDCLRFVENFKFSQSDIDYVKKILPENAEPEFYEYLETLNGSHLTIEAVAEGSVVFPKVPLLTINGPLAMCQLIETSILNLVNYASLVATNAARFRQASGWKIQLLEFGLRRAQGPNGGLTASKYCYIGGFDATSNVLAGKLYGIPVKGTQAHSFICSFSSPAEVEHYLSIMGDFALNSSLWF from the coding sequence ATGAACGGACAAGACTCGCTGGTGCAGCCGCTGCTCACCGACTTCTACCAAATCACAATGTGCTACGCGTACTGGAAGACTGGTACTCATAACGAGCCAGCAGTGTTTGACGTGTTCTTCCGCAAGAATCCATTCCAGGGAGAGTTCACCGTGTTCGCCGGCCTTGAGGATTGTCTCCGCTTCGTCGAAAACTTCAAGTTCAGTCAAAGTGATATTGACTACGTGAAGAAGATACTTCCGGAGAACGCGGAACCCGAGTTTTACGAGTATCTAGAGACTCTGAATGGAAGTCACTTGACTATTGAGGCAGTCGCCGAAGGATCCGTTGTCTTCCCGAAGGTTCCACTTCTCACGATCAATGGCCCATTGGCTATGTGCCAGCTCATCGAGACATCAATTCTGAACCTTGTCAACTACGCGAGCCTCGTCGCCACAAATGCGGCAAGATTCCGTCAAGCATCAGGCTGGAAGATTCAACTGCTCGAATTCGGGCTCCGCAGAGCACAGGGACCGAACGGAGGGTTGACTGCTAGCAAGTATTGTTATATTGGAGGTTTCGATGCCACCAGCAATGTGCTCGCCGGGAAGTTGTACGGAATTCCGGTAAAGGGAACCCAGGCGCACAGCTTCATCTGCTCATTCTCGTCGCCGGCTGAGGTAGAACATTATCTGTCAATTATGGGCGATTTTGCTTTGAATTCATCTTTGTGGTTTTGA
- the dml-1 gene encoding uncharacterized protein (Product from WormBase gene class dml;~Confirmed by transcript evidence; yeast DiM Like), producing MQKFSIKQAAEQLAGLNEMPAPAVAAQSIGGQILTRAALSVMRQMGMLDGSSAMDDGVEKPKVIDGGRARRVVEEEEPKTVSPMCMEEFRNILQNGVSTGSPCSPRRRASLMAELVGPVPRLELESKFVEPAAPPRKSIPGFMAAPKFASTPKPDGIRRSMVDGSLPTPRRGSLVKQQRAPAIGDVTPMENKASRLRRLKLEETRKSMTGGGGGSGKELNLDISLNSSCGWK from the exons atgcagaaattttcaataaagcaG GCGGCGGAGCAATTAGCCGGGCTCAACGAGATGCCGGCGCCAGCAGTAGCAGCTCAAAGCATCGGAGGTCAGATTCTGACACGTGCCGCACTGAGTGTCATGAGGCAGATGGGAATGTTGGATGGCTCCTCGGCGATGGATGATGGTGTGGAGAAGCCGAAGGTGATTGATGGTGGAAGAGCTCGGAGAGTGGTGGAAGAGGAAGAGCCGAAGACAGTGTCGCCGATGTGTATGGAGGAGTTTCGG aatatcctACAAAACGGGGTATCCACCGGATCACCGTGCTCTCCGCGGAGACGGGCTTCTCTGATGGCCGAGCTGGTGGGGCCGGTGCCCCGCTTGGAGCTTGAGAGCAAGTTTGTCGAGCCGGCAGCTCCGCCACGGAAGTCGATTCCGGGATTTATGGCGGCTCCAAAGTTCGCGTCGACACCGAAGCCAGATGGGATTCGTAGATCGATGGTGGATGGATCTTTGCCGACG CCACGCCGCGGATCTCTCGTCAAGCAGCAGCGGGCACCCGCGATTGGAGACGTGACGCCGATGGAGAACAAGGCGAGCCGGCTGAGACGGCTGAAGCTCGAGGAGACGAGGAAATCGATGACTGGTGGCGGCGGTGGTAGCGGGAAGGAGCTGAATCTCGACATTTCATTGAACTCTTCTTGCGGATGGAAATGA
- the dml-1 gene encoding uncharacterized protein (Product from WormBase gene class dml;~Confirmed by transcript evidence; yeast DiM Like), giving the protein MPAPAVAAQSIGGQILTRAALSVMRQMGMLDGSSAMDDGVEKPKVIDGGRARRVVEEEEPKTVSPMCMEEFRNILQNGVSTGSPCSPRRRASLMAELVGPVPRLELESKFVEPAAPPRKSIPGFMAAPKFASTPKPDGIRRSMVDGSLPTPRRGSLVKQQRAPAIGDVTPMENKASRLRRLKLEETRKSMTGGGGGSGKELNLDISLNSSCGWK; this is encoded by the exons ATGCCGGCGCCAGCAGTAGCAGCTCAAAGCATCGGAGGTCAGATTCTGACACGTGCCGCACTGAGTGTCATGAGGCAGATGGGAATGTTGGATGGCTCCTCGGCGATGGATGATGGTGTGGAGAAGCCGAAGGTGATTGATGGTGGAAGAGCTCGGAGAGTGGTGGAAGAGGAAGAGCCGAAGACAGTGTCGCCGATGTGTATGGAGGAGTTTCGG aatatcctACAAAACGGGGTATCCACCGGATCACCGTGCTCTCCGCGGAGACGGGCTTCTCTGATGGCCGAGCTGGTGGGGCCGGTGCCCCGCTTGGAGCTTGAGAGCAAGTTTGTCGAGCCGGCAGCTCCGCCACGGAAGTCGATTCCGGGATTTATGGCGGCTCCAAAGTTCGCGTCGACACCGAAGCCAGATGGGATTCGTAGATCGATGGTGGATGGATCTTTGCCGACG CCACGCCGCGGATCTCTCGTCAAGCAGCAGCGGGCACCCGCGATTGGAGACGTGACGCCGATGGAGAACAAGGCGAGCCGGCTGAGACGGCTGAAGCTCGAGGAGACGAGGAAATCGATGACTGGTGGCGGCGGTGGTAGCGGGAAGGAGCTGAATCTCGACATTTCATTGAACTCTTCTTGCGGATGGAAATGA
- the dml-1 gene encoding uncharacterized protein (Product from WormBase gene class dml;~Confirmed by transcript evidence; yeast DiM Like): protein MQKFSIKQETPISRQILRIGVLFQAAEQLAGLNEMPAPAVAAQSIGGQILTRAALSVMRQMGMLDGSSAMDDGVEKPKVIDGGRARRVVEEEEPKTVSPMCMEEFRNILQNGVSTGSPCSPRRRASLMAELVGPVPRLELESKFVEPAAPPRKSIPGFMAAPKFASTPKPDGIRRSMVDGSLPTPRRGSLVKQQRAPAIGDVTPMENKASRLRRLKLEETRKSMTGGGGGSGKELNLDISLNSSCGWK, encoded by the exons atgcagaaattttcaataaagcaG GAAACCCCCATCTCACGGCAAATTCTCAGAATAGGCGTCCTGTTTCAGGCGGCGGAGCAATTAGCCGGGCTCAACGAGATGCCGGCGCCAGCAGTAGCAGCTCAAAGCATCGGAGGTCAGATTCTGACACGTGCCGCACTGAGTGTCATGAGGCAGATGGGAATGTTGGATGGCTCCTCGGCGATGGATGATGGTGTGGAGAAGCCGAAGGTGATTGATGGTGGAAGAGCTCGGAGAGTGGTGGAAGAGGAAGAGCCGAAGACAGTGTCGCCGATGTGTATGGAGGAGTTTCGG aatatcctACAAAACGGGGTATCCACCGGATCACCGTGCTCTCCGCGGAGACGGGCTTCTCTGATGGCCGAGCTGGTGGGGCCGGTGCCCCGCTTGGAGCTTGAGAGCAAGTTTGTCGAGCCGGCAGCTCCGCCACGGAAGTCGATTCCGGGATTTATGGCGGCTCCAAAGTTCGCGTCGACACCGAAGCCAGATGGGATTCGTAGATCGATGGTGGATGGATCTTTGCCGACG CCACGCCGCGGATCTCTCGTCAAGCAGCAGCGGGCACCCGCGATTGGAGACGTGACGCCGATGGAGAACAAGGCGAGCCGGCTGAGACGGCTGAAGCTCGAGGAGACGAGGAAATCGATGACTGGTGGCGGCGGTGGTAGCGGGAAGGAGCTGAATCTCGACATTTCATTGAACTCTTCTTGCGGATGGAAATGA
- the Y54G2A.18 gene encoding Endoplasmic reticulum transmembrane protein (Confirmed by transcript evidence): protein MTLQWTIVAGVLYAEIAITFTLLLPWIRPTLWSKLFKSRLFTALAKHAHIYSITFGFVLFILFADGVRETMKYNGLEGQMGRTAESDATHHMRLFRAQRNLYISGFALLLWLVIQRIMTLLGRAAQLEAASEAAMRQAESATKTARTLMNSADTNEEAAGLAKQIEKLKGELKSANTDRDTLKKQSEGLQREFDRVSDLLRDSAESKGDKKKD, encoded by the exons ATGACACTTCAGTGGACCATCGTGGCCGGCGTGCTTTACGCAGAAATCGCCATCACCTTCACCCTCCTTCTTCCATGGATCAGACCGACTTT gTGGAGCAAGTTGTTCAAGTCCCGTCTCTTCACAGCTCTCGCCAAACATGCTCACATCTATTCGATCACGTTCGGCTTCGTGCTCTTCATCCTCTTCGCCGACGGCGTTCGCGAGACAATGAAGTACAACGGGCTCGAGGGACAAATGGGCCGTACCGCCGAATCCGACGCCACCCACCACATGCGTCTGTTCCGTGCGCAGAGAAATCTCTACATTTCCGGCTTCGCTCTTCTCCTTTGGCTCGTCATTCAGCGTATTATGACCTTGTTGGGCCGCGCCGCCCAACTTGAAGCCGCCAGCGAGGCCGCAATGCGTCAAGCCGAATCTGCTACCAAGACCGCCAGGACTTTGATGAACTCG gctgACACCAACGAAGAAGCCGCCGGATTGGCAAAGCAAATCGAGAAGCTCAAGGGAGAGCTCAAGTCCGCCAACACTGACCGTGACACTCTCAAGAAGCAATCCGAAGGGCTCCAGCGCGAGTTCGACCGCGTCTCCGATCTTCTCAGAGATTCTGCCGAATCCAAGGGTGACAAGAAGAAGGACTAA
- the dib-1 gene encoding Thioredoxin-like protein (Confirmed by transcript evidence) yields the protein MSYMLPHLENGWQVDQAILAEEDRVVVVRFGHDWDPTCMQMDETLFKIAPKVKNFAVVYLVDITKVPDFNKMYELYDPCTAMFFFRNKHIMVDLGTGNNNKINWAVTDGQELIDIIETVYRGARKGRGLVISPKDYSTKYKY from the exons ATGTCGTATATGCTCCCTCATTTGGAGAATGGTTGGCAG GTGGACCAGGCGATTCTCGCCGAAGAAGATCGCGTAGTCGTCGTGCGATTCGGACACGATTGGGACCCAACTTGCATGCAAATGGACGAAACGCTCTTCAAAATCGCGCCAAAAGTCAAGAATTTCGCCGTCGTCTACCTCGTCGACATCACGAAGGTGCCggatttcaacaaaatgtaCGAGCTGTACGATCCGTGCACCGCCATGTTCTTCTTCCGTAACAAGCATATTATGGTGGATCTGGGAACCGGTaacaacaacaaaatcaaCTGGGCAGTGACCGACGGGCAGGAGCTGATCGACATCATCGAGACGGTCTATCGTGGAGCTCGTAAAGGACGTGGTCTTGTCATCTCGCCGAAAGACTACTCGACCAAGTACAAGTactaa